A window of the Kosakonia radicincitans DSM 16656 genome harbors these coding sequences:
- a CDS encoding PDR/VanB family oxidoreductase — translation MNDVLNVVVDGLWRQGDKNLAVRLVSANGEPLPGWQPGAHIDVHLPCGLIRQYSLTGESTTESYLICVAQESASRGGSRYIHQTLRPGQTLTISAPRNLFALRDDGPVLLLAAGIGITPLYAMLLQREATGTPFTLHYFVKRREEAAFARELSRSLKHGVCLIHCSSEGKSPRQTLAATIPAPGDGERIYTCGPAGFMAAVRDVAAAKGWPEAQIHSEAFAPAAPVAASQQEETFTITLASSGEKWPVPANKSIAQVLQDNGVAVPLSCEMGICGACLTPVLDGVVDHRDTVQSAAEKTAATQHIALCCSRSHSRVLVIDL, via the coding sequence ATGAATGACGTGCTGAATGTGGTGGTTGATGGCTTGTGGCGTCAGGGCGATAAAAATCTTGCCGTGCGGTTGGTCTCCGCCAATGGCGAACCGCTTCCCGGCTGGCAGCCCGGCGCGCACATTGATGTGCATCTGCCCTGCGGCCTGATCCGCCAGTATTCGCTGACCGGAGAAAGCACGACGGAAAGCTACTTGATCTGCGTGGCGCAGGAGAGCGCATCTCGCGGCGGCTCGCGCTATATCCATCAGACGTTACGCCCAGGCCAGACGCTGACAATCTCAGCGCCACGCAACCTGTTTGCGCTACGCGATGACGGCCCGGTGCTGCTGCTGGCCGCCGGAATTGGCATTACGCCACTCTATGCGATGCTGCTGCAACGGGAGGCGACAGGTACGCCGTTTACGCTGCACTATTTCGTGAAACGGCGAGAAGAAGCAGCATTTGCACGCGAACTCTCCCGCTCGCTGAAGCACGGGGTTTGTCTTATTCACTGCTCCTCAGAAGGCAAAAGCCCGCGGCAGACGCTGGCGGCAACGATTCCCGCCCCCGGCGACGGAGAGCGCATTTATACCTGCGGCCCGGCGGGTTTTATGGCAGCGGTAAGAGACGTTGCGGCGGCAAAAGGCTGGCCTGAAGCGCAGATCCACAGCGAGGCATTTGCGCCTGCCGCGCCCGTTGCGGCGTCGCAACAGGAAGAGACTTTTACCATTACGCTGGCCTCCAGCGGAGAAAAATGGCCCGTTCCGGCAAACAAAAGCATTGCGCAGGTGCTGCAGGATAATGGCGTGGCAGTGCCGCTTTCGTGTGAGATGGGGATTTGCGGTGCCTGTCTGACGCCGGTGCTTGATGGCGTGGTCGATCACCGCGATACGGTGCAATCGGCAGCGGAGAAAACCGCCGCCACGCAGCATATCGCGCTATGTTGCTCACGCAGCCACTCGCGGGTTTTGGTGATTGATTTGTAG
- the hpxR gene encoding LysR family hpxDE operon transcriptional regulator HpxR → MSPFSRFALYFAEVARSGSLRRAAEKLHISASAINRQILQAEEEFGTPLFERLPEGLRMTTAGELLYDNLLRWQKEFQLTRQKFDELQGLKRGSVSVGMVQALAEGSFASALADIITGQPWLELELKVADSHTVSQKVRQADLDFGLILDPEGQSGLNVLAFAELEMGVVMRTDHEMATAQALSLGELSEARHILPGAPLIVHERVGMLYRHYDLAPSNTINCNDIRLIKSLVLKGSGVTVLSLLDVLDEVKNGQLAFVPLRNKLLRPLTLALCTAPSRQLSRPAQMAIQKLTQVLEAMQSVGASA, encoded by the coding sequence ATGAGTCCATTTTCCCGTTTCGCCCTCTATTTCGCTGAAGTTGCCCGCAGTGGCAGCCTGCGCCGCGCCGCAGAAAAACTGCATATCTCCGCATCGGCGATTAACCGGCAGATTTTGCAGGCGGAGGAGGAGTTTGGTACGCCGCTGTTTGAGCGGTTGCCGGAAGGTTTACGCATGACCACTGCCGGCGAGTTGCTGTATGACAATTTGCTGCGCTGGCAAAAAGAGTTTCAGCTTACGCGGCAAAAATTTGATGAGTTGCAAGGGCTGAAGCGCGGCTCGGTCAGTGTGGGAATGGTGCAGGCGCTGGCGGAGGGGAGCTTTGCCAGCGCGCTGGCCGACATTATCACCGGGCAACCATGGCTGGAGCTGGAACTCAAGGTCGCAGATAGCCACACTGTCAGCCAGAAAGTGCGGCAGGCCGATCTCGACTTCGGTTTGATCCTCGACCCGGAAGGGCAATCAGGGCTCAATGTGCTAGCCTTCGCCGAGCTGGAGATGGGCGTGGTGATGCGTACGGATCACGAAATGGCAACTGCTCAAGCGTTATCGCTGGGTGAGCTGAGCGAGGCGCGGCATATTCTGCCCGGCGCGCCGCTCATTGTGCATGAACGTGTCGGCATGCTTTATCGCCACTACGATCTCGCCCCGTCGAATACCATCAATTGTAATGACATCCGGCTGATTAAATCGCTGGTGCTGAAGGGGAGTGGCGTCACGGTGCTGAGCCTGCTGGATGTGCTGGACGAAGTGAAAAACGGGCAACTGGCGTTTGTGCCGCTGCGCAACAAACTGCTGCGCCCGCTGACACTGGCGCTCTGTACCGCGCCATCGCGCCAGCTTTCCCGCCCGGCGCAAATGGCGATCCAGAAACTGACCCAGGTGCTGGAAGCGATGCAGAGCGTTGGCGCATCAGCCTAA
- a CDS encoding VENN motif pre-toxin domain-containing protein — translation MGTQAMDAWRQSQLDEGKKKIRADMEANGELDGLTEQQIDDKIAGSAQYKEVDKEYGVGSDFWRNGTALTGLLAGALGGNVTGGMAAGAAPYVAGLIKSVTDGHESARIALHTLASAVLVQLQGGNAAAGAAGGFIAASSSEALSLAFYNKEPDKLSPDEKTVIVNLVAALGAAGGSVAAGNSSDIGGGANAARVEVENNTFLISLHPDAYQDEFKKTGDPLYRLTDKYEQEVREHVEAGDPVAIQELHNLEEAKENAKTAIALYGVLAGGSTALAATPELIALVRATASSCAGNPVLCANEVSIWIAEMAVGDALPAGLATAMVSKMSVAELSELKALMAVDKQSGNRLTAESLESFVGNTAKNGQLPTSTVEQTIANSVVDPKKFDYLFGKGTGSDHTLDRTNQLALEMKRLGVTDDINGYALLAEHFTQATKNPNNIVKKYTDQYGSFEVRQSFFIDPSGKATMFESTFEVTKDGAYRFITTIPKNGVTK, via the coding sequence TTGGGTACCCAGGCGATGGATGCCTGGCGGCAGAGCCAACTGGACGAGGGTAAAAAGAAAATCCGCGCGGATATGGAGGCGAACGGTGAACTGGATGGCCTGACGGAACAGCAGATTGATGACAAAATCGCGGGTTCTGCACAGTATAAAGAGGTCGATAAGGAATACGGTGTCGGCAGTGATTTCTGGCGTAACGGCACTGCGCTGACGGGGCTACTGGCGGGGGCGCTGGGTGGAAATGTCACTGGCGGGATGGCGGCAGGCGCAGCACCGTATGTGGCAGGGCTGATAAAAAGCGTCACCGATGGTCATGAAAGCGCGCGCATTGCACTGCATACCCTGGCGTCAGCGGTACTGGTGCAGTTACAGGGCGGCAATGCTGCTGCCGGAGCGGCCGGTGGTTTTATTGCGGCGTCGAGTTCAGAAGCGCTGTCGCTGGCGTTTTACAACAAAGAGCCGGATAAGCTATCACCGGATGAAAAAACGGTGATAGTGAACCTTGTGGCTGCGCTGGGTGCGGCAGGCGGTAGCGTGGCTGCCGGGAACAGCAGCGACATCGGCGGCGGAGCAAATGCGGCACGGGTTGAGGTTGAGAACAATACTTTTCTGATAAGCCTCCATCCTGATGCCTATCAGGATGAATTTAAGAAAACTGGCGATCCACTTTACCGACTGACTGACAAATATGAACAGGAAGTACGGGAACATGTTGAAGCTGGTGATCCCGTAGCAATACAGGAATTACATAATCTCGAAGAGGCGAAAGAAAACGCTAAAACAGCTATTGCTCTTTATGGCGTCCTTGCTGGAGGTTCCACCGCGCTTGCTGCTACTCCCGAGCTGATTGCCCTTGTCAGGGCGACTGCCAGTAGTTGCGCGGGAAACCCGGTGCTCTGTGCTAATGAAGTTAGTATATGGATAGCAGAAATGGCTGTCGGGGATGCGCTTCCGGCAGGTCTGGCAACCGCGATGGTCAGTAAGATGTCGGTAGCTGAACTGTCAGAGCTGAAGGCGTTGATGGCTGTTGATAAGCAGTCAGGCAACAGATTGACTGCTGAGTCGCTTGAAAGTTTTGTAGGTAATACGGCGAAGAATGGCCAGTTGCCAACGTCAACTGTTGAGCAGACGATAGCTAATTCTGTAGTTGATCCGAAAAAATTTGATTATCTTTTTGGTAAGGGAACGGGCAGTGATCATACGTTAGATCGTACAAACCAACTTGCCCTGGAAATGAAGCGATTAGGTGTTACTGATGACATTAATGGTTATGCACTTTTGGCTGAACATTTTACTCAGGCGACTAAAAATCCAAATAACATTGTGAAAAAATATACGGATCAATACGGTAGTTTTGAGGTCAGACAGTCTTTCTTCATTGACCCTTCAGGAAAAGCTACAATGTTTGAAAGTACTTTCGAAGTCACGAAAGATGGTGCTTATCGATTTATTACGACTATACCGAAAAATGGAGTAACTAAGTGA
- a CDS encoding VENN motif pre-toxin domain-containing protein, whose amino-acid sequence MQVLATLAFGLSGALVGDSGANAAAQAGKTTVENNYLTGDGYDIEDYGPITVVTKIVMILTVMAIKGPVARDGVKVLTIVS is encoded by the coding sequence ATGCAGGTGCTGGCAACTTTGGCATTCGGGCTGTCGGGGGCGCTGGTGGGAGACAGTGGTGCCAATGCAGCAGCACAGGCCGGGAAAACGACGGTTGAGAATAACTACCTGACTGGTGACGGTTACGATATCGAGGATTACGGCCCGATAACTGTAGTCACTAAAATTGTGATGATTTTGACCGTGATGGCTATTAAGGGGCCTGTTGCGAGGGATGGCGTGAAGGTACTTACGATAGTGAGCTAA
- a CDS encoding HNH/endonuclease VII fold putative polymorphic toxin has translation MSTGLPGTSLASLSDSASSGIGGGANAARVEVENNSLRAVVIAGKLAIQACAKTPACSTALEEEGLGALLGIGAAKTVMDNLSSSEQMYVFSVAMNGGRADLVENLTPEQRAAYDYIVEQDKKGPFHLLPAQQSLYDGTHGPGHTELTIADQDPTGGKLVNPDRSGEQGATHTGADQPVEQGATNTGNLDGAPDTGGNTVTPVPDGPDKDDLAYLAKGDRPANLSPEGSARSGAFNEAKRQSGIPVTQSPSSVSPNVDKRGNAQLGYIYEFELPKPGGGTQKVYIRDDAGGHFYKDDPGQNRGPHFNDEQDNHYDY, from the coding sequence GTGTCAACCGGGCTGCCGGGAACGTCACTGGCCAGCCTGTCCGACAGCGCCAGCAGTGGCATCGGCGGCGGAGCAAATGCGGCACGGGTTGAGGTTGAGAATAATTCGCTACGGGCGGTTGTTATTGCCGGGAAGCTGGCGATTCAGGCTTGCGCGAAAACGCCGGCTTGTAGCACCGCTCTGGAAGAAGAGGGATTGGGTGCATTACTGGGAATTGGTGCAGCCAAAACCGTAATGGATAACTTGTCTTCTTCTGAGCAGATGTATGTTTTTTCTGTAGCCATGAATGGCGGCCGTGCGGATTTGGTCGAAAATCTGACGCCGGAACAACGTGCAGCCTATGATTACATTGTTGAGCAGGATAAAAAGGGACCATTCCACTTATTGCCTGCCCAACAGAGTCTTTATGATGGCACTCACGGGCCGGGGCATACGGAACTGACAATAGCTGATCAGGATCCAACAGGTGGCAAACTGGTTAATCCTGACCGGAGTGGTGAACAGGGAGCAACGCATACTGGTGCTGATCAACCCGTAGAGCAGGGGGCTACGAACACAGGAAATCTTGATGGCGCACCCGATACAGGGGGTAATACTGTAACGCCAGTTCCTGACGGGCCAGATAAAGATGATTTAGCTTATCTGGCTAAAGGAGATAGACCTGCTAACTTGTCACCGGAAGGCTCTGCAAGATCCGGTGCATTCAATGAAGCAAAAAGGCAATCAGGGATTCCTGTTACCCAAAGTCCGAGTAGTGTATCACCAAATGTAGATAAACGTGGTAATGCTCAACTAGGGTATATATATGAATTTGAATTACCAAAACCTGGTGGCGGTACTCAAAAAGTGTATATTCGAGATGATGCTGGTGGCCATTTCTATAAGGATGATCCTGGCCAAAATCGTGGCCCGCATTTTAATGATGAGCAAGATAACCATTATGACTATTAA
- a CDS encoding DUF596 domain-containing protein: protein MISELSEKEYKELADAAEGQTLDAILCYAVPDPCPLGFTFSERRELFFWVLKRLLNDGRIRLAKHGKFLEGSVEEQVELFRRAFPLTEPDMEDGIWFFDEACPGGAVWVLEDGSLEWT from the coding sequence ATGATTAGTGAGCTAAGTGAAAAGGAATATAAGGAACTGGCAGATGCGGCTGAGGGCCAAACTCTTGATGCAATTTTATGTTATGCAGTACCAGATCCCTGTCCACTTGGCTTTACTTTTAGTGAACGAAGAGAATTATTTTTTTGGGTATTAAAACGGCTTTTGAATGATGGACGAATTAGACTTGCCAAGCACGGTAAGTTCCTTGAAGGAAGTGTTGAGGAGCAGGTTGAACTTTTCAGACGGGCGTTCCCCCTGACAGAACCCGATATGGAAGATGGTATCTGGTTCTTTGATGAGGCATGTCCGGGGGGCGCAGTCTGGGTACTTGAGGATGGTTCACTGGAGTGGACTTAA
- the hpxD gene encoding molybdenum cofactor-independent xanthine hydroxylase subunit HpxD: MKTALPTPPAHCTFEPEDWLRLAKCWHPVARACDIGAAPVKATLLDEQLVIYRVKGQVVVARDVCPHRGVPLTLGFHDEEGIVCPYHGLRFGEDGRCNRIPSSPDQPVPAKLNLVTFAVEERFGLIWTCLAFDAENPQPLPTMPHWDDEGFQQINCPAFEVNGFAGRQVEGFLDVAHFAWIHTDTFADANNQFVPDYSPQETEFGFIADYWSSVGNYPASSDYRAPEGFQWLRHFEMHLPFTATLTIHFPGEARLVIMNAASPVSSRVTRMFAPIARNFDLHIPIEEVHAFNLRVFEEDRLMVETQRPERLPLDLTLEAHIPADRSSIAYRRGLKKMGFGEFFLV; encoded by the coding sequence ATGAAAACAGCACTCCCCACCCCACCTGCCCATTGCACCTTCGAGCCGGAGGACTGGTTACGTCTGGCAAAATGCTGGCATCCCGTTGCCCGCGCCTGCGATATTGGCGCAGCGCCGGTGAAAGCTACGCTGCTTGATGAACAACTGGTGATTTATCGCGTGAAGGGCCAGGTGGTGGTCGCCCGCGATGTCTGCCCGCACCGCGGCGTGCCGCTGACGCTCGGTTTCCACGATGAAGAGGGCATCGTCTGCCCCTACCACGGGCTACGTTTCGGTGAAGATGGCCGCTGTAACCGCATTCCTTCCAGCCCCGATCAGCCGGTACCGGCAAAACTCAACCTGGTAACGTTTGCGGTTGAAGAGCGTTTCGGCCTGATCTGGACCTGCCTGGCGTTTGACGCGGAAAACCCGCAACCGCTCCCGACGATGCCGCACTGGGATGACGAGGGTTTTCAGCAGATCAACTGCCCGGCCTTTGAGGTGAACGGATTTGCAGGCCGCCAGGTGGAAGGCTTTCTCGATGTCGCCCACTTTGCGTGGATCCACACAGACACCTTCGCCGATGCCAATAACCAGTTCGTCCCGGATTACAGCCCGCAGGAGACCGAGTTTGGCTTTATTGCTGATTACTGGAGTTCGGTCGGCAATTATCCGGCGAGTTCTGACTATCGCGCGCCGGAAGGTTTTCAGTGGCTGCGCCATTTCGAGATGCACCTGCCGTTTACCGCCACGCTGACGATCCATTTTCCCGGCGAGGCGCGGCTGGTGATCATGAATGCCGCATCGCCGGTCTCCTCGCGCGTTACCCGCATGTTTGCGCCGATCGCGCGCAATTTCGATCTGCATATCCCGATCGAAGAGGTGCACGCGTTCAACCTGCGCGTGTTTGAAGAAGATCGCCTGATGGTAGAGACACAACGGCCGGAAAGGCTGCCGCTGGATCTGACGCTGGAAGCCCATATTCCGGCGGACAGAAGTTCGATTGCCTATCGCCGTGGCCTGAAAAAAATGGGTTTTGGCGAGTTCTTTCTGGTGTGA
- a CDS encoding CPCC family cysteine-rich protein gives MRFALCKWEYDSVQSSDPGFAGGANTLSFAEAQRLFSLRSRQAVTESSYKR, from the coding sequence ATGAGATTTGCCCTGTGTAAATGGGAATATGATTCCGTCCAGTCATCGGATCCCGGCTTTGCAGGCGGAGCGAATACATTATCTTTTGCGGAGGCTCAACGGCTTTTCTCTCTCAGGTCTCGCCAGGCTGTTACTGAATCCTCGTACAAACGGTAA